The Oceanicaulis sp. nucleotide sequence GCCTCCAACGGTCAGGCCTTCATCGACCGGGCGCGCGAGGTCACCGGCCTGCCGCTCGAGCTGATCACCGCGGAAGAAGAAGCCCGGCTCGCCGTTCACGGCAGTCTCGACCTCATGAGCGAGGATCACGAGGCCGCCCTGGTGCTCGACATAGGCGGTGGGTCGACCGAGCTATGCTGGGTCGATCTCGCCGAATGGCGCGAGCGCGGCGGGCTCGCCAGCGGCGGACGGCCGCCCTTGCGCGGCTGGTCGACCATGCCTCTGGGCGTGGTGACCCTGTCTGAGCGCTTCCCCGAGCCTGAGGGCGATGAGGCGCGCGCGGCCTGGTATCAGGAGATGAAGGCCTTCGCGGCCGCCCATCTCAAGCCCCCGCGCGGGGCGCGCCGCCTGAAGCCGCTTTTCAACGAGGACCGGGCGCACCTGATCGGCACCTCGGGCACGGTGACCTCGGTCGCCGGGGTGCATCTCAATCTGCCCCGCTATGTCCGCGACAAGGTGGACGGGCTCTGGATGACGGCGGAGGAAGCGCGCACCGCCTGCCAGCGGCTCGCCTCGCGCGATCGCGACGGCCGCGCGCTGGAAGGCTGTATCGGCCAGGAGCGCGCCGATCTCGTGCTCGCCGGCTGCGCCATCTACGAAGCCGTGCTCGACGCCTGGCCGTGCACTCAGGTGCGCATCGGCGATCGCGGGCTTCGCGAGGGCATGCTTCTGAACCTGATGCGGCCCCGCCGCCGGCGCGGCAAGCGCGGCGGATCGGGCGGGCGGCGCGCGCGCCAGAAGAAAGACCCGTCATGAGCGGCGATGACGAAAGCGGTGAGGGCGAACGCCGCCGGCGGCGCTCAGGCCCTGTGAAGAAGGGCGGGGACGCGCGCGCGGCCAAGCAGTTCCACACCCGCGTGAAGACTGCGCGCGGCCGGAAGATGTCCTCCAAGCTCTGGCTCGAACGCCAGCTCAACGATCCCTACGTGGCGCGCGCCAAGCAGGAAGGCTATCGCAGCCGCGCCGCCTACAAGCTCCTCGAGCTCGACGAGAAATTCCACCTGATCAAGCCGGGCATGCGCATCGCCGATCTGGGCGCGGCGCCGGGCGGCTGGACGCAGGTCGCGCTCAAGCGCGGCGCCTCGCACGTGGCCGGGATCGATCTTCTGGAGATCGAGCAGATCCCCGGCGCCATCCTGCTCGAACTCGACTTCACAGAGCCGGGGGCCGACCAGACGCTGAAACAGGCGCTGGGCGGACCGGCCGATCTGGTGCTGTCCGATCTCGCGCCCTGGACCACCGGGCACAAGGCGACCGATCACCTGAGGATCGTCGCGCTGGTCGAGGCGGCGGCGCACTTCGCCCTGGACGTCCTCAAGCCCGGCGGCGGGTTCGTCGCCAAGGTCTTCCAGGGCGGCGCTACGGGCGAGCTCCTCGAGCTTCTCAAGCACCGCTTCGAGAAGGTCCGCCATTACAAGCCGCCGGCCAGCCGCGCAGAGAGCGCGGAAACCTTCCTCATCGCGACAGGCTTCAAGGGCTGAAAGCCGGGCTTCGCCGGACCGCAGGCGCACGGCGAAGGCCACGCGCCGTGCGCCGGCGTGCGCTCGAATCTCTCCGTACAAAGACGCTTCGTTCCGCAGCGCAGCGCAGCGGAGTTTGCAAATTAACGAACCTATGTCGAAATATGATGATGCGCATAGATGAATTACAAGTCATTATTTTTACTTAAATAATCACATTTGCGCCATAATGCGTGACGGTTTTATCACACACGAAAATGCGACAGCAGTGATTGCGCGATCGAGCGCAGCGCGAGCGATTGTGCGGCGCGAAAACCCTGCGCAGGTTCCGTCTCATCACTTCAAAAAGACACGTGAGGAGACTGCCCGTATGCGCGATCTCAGATCCCGCCTCGCACGTACCACCATGCTCGCCGGTCTGGCCGGCGTGGCGCTTTCCGGCGCCGCTTTCGCTCAGGACGCCGACGCCGAGCAGACTGAAGCCCAGCCCGAAGTCACCGACGTCATCTCGGTGACCGGTTCGCGGATCGTCCGCGACGACTTCACCGCCTCCAACCCCGTCGTGTCGGTCGACGCGGAGAACATCGAGTACTCCGGCGCGACCAACCTGACGAACTTCCTTCAGGACTTCCCGGCCCTGGTGAACTCGTTCGACAGCCAGGACAGCGCGGACACGGCGAATTCCGGTTCGGCGGGCCTGAACCTTCTGAACCTGCGCAACCTCGGCACCCAGCGCACCCTGGTGCTGGTCGACGGCCGGCGTCACGTGGCCCAGTCCGAAGGCTCTTCGGCGGTCGACGTGAACACCATCCCGGTCGGCCTGGTCGAGCGCGTGGAAGTGCTCACCGGCGGCGCCTCGGCGATCTACGGCGCGGACGGCGTGTCCGGCGTGGTGAACTTCGTGCTGCGCGACGATTTCGTCGGCAACCAGGTCCGCGCTCAGGTCGGCACGACCGAAGCGGGCGGAGCGGACAATCTGTTCCTCAGCGCGCTCACCGGCCGTGATTTCCTGGACGGCAAGCTGAACCTCACCCTCGCGGCGGAATACGCGATGGACCAGGGGCTCGCCGCTTCGGAACGCGACTTCACCTCGGCCGGCAAGCGCTGGACGCTGGTTCAGAACCCTGACGATCGCGCCGTCGACGATCCGAACGTGCCCGACCGCATCTTCGTGCGCGACGCGCGCTATATCGACACCGGCCGCGGCGGCACGGTGACCTTCTCGCCGTTCGGCTCCCCCGAATTCGAGGGCGACGGCGACGTGTGGGACATCGGCACCTATGCGGGCGGTTTCGTCACGATCGGGGGCTCCGGCACGCGTCTGGACGACTTCGTCGACGAGCTGCTGCCCGATAACGAGCGCTTCGTGCTCAACTCCACCCAGCGCTATGATCTGGGCGGCGGGCACGCCCTGTTCGGCGAGCTGAAATACGTCGAGACCCATACCGGTTTCCAGGCGCAGCCGACCTTCGACTTCGCCATTCCGGTCATGACCGACGTCGCCTTCGTGCCGCAGAGCGTGCGTGACGCGGCGCCGGGCGGCACGATCTATCTCAACCGGGACAATTTCGACCTGGGCTACACCGGCACCGACATCGAACGGCGCACCTTCCGCGGCGTCGCCGGGATCGAAGGCGCGTTCGACGTGCTAGGCGGGGTGAATTACGAGGCGTCCTACACCTACGGCCGCACCCAGTCCGACACCGAGTATTACGGCGACCGGCTGAACGACCGCTTCTTCGCGGCGATCGACTCCGTTGTCGATCCCGTCTCCGGCGAGATCGTCTGCCGTTCGGATCTCGATCCGACCGCCGTGCCGGGCGGTCTCGACCCGGCCGTGTTCGGCCAGACCTTCACCCCGGGCGCGAACTCGGGCTGCGTGCCCGCCGACGTGTTCGGCGAGGACATCTCGGCTGAAGCGCGGGCGTGGATCACCGACACCCAGTCCTACTCCGACGAGATCGAACAGTCCGTGGTGCAGGCCTTCGTGTCCGGCGACACCGACACCTTCTTCTCCCTGCCGGGCGGCCCGATCGCCTGGGTGCTCGGCGCGGAATACCGCGAGGAGGAGTCCAGCTCCTTCGCCTCGGACATCGAAGAGCAGTCCGCCGCCATCGGGTCGGACATCAGCTGGATCGGCCAGCGGACGGACTCTTCGGGTTCGTTCGACGTGACCGAATT carries:
- a CDS encoding Ppx/GppA phosphatase family protein, whose product is MAKDAAGEDPARPRPNQSRRKGGDGPVYGAIDLGTNNCRMLLARRARSGFRVIDAYSRIVKLGEGLAASGALSDAAMDRAIEALSVCAERMKRRNVTRMRCIATEACRAASNGQAFIDRAREVTGLPLELITAEEEARLAVHGSLDLMSEDHEAALVLDIGGGSTELCWVDLAEWRERGGLASGGRPPLRGWSTMPLGVVTLSERFPEPEGDEARAAWYQEMKAFAAAHLKPPRGARRLKPLFNEDRAHLIGTSGTVTSVAGVHLNLPRYVRDKVDGLWMTAEEARTACQRLASRDRDGRALEGCIGQERADLVLAGCAIYEAVLDAWPCTQVRIGDRGLREGMLLNLMRPRRRRGKRGGSGGRRARQKKDPS
- a CDS encoding RlmE family RNA methyltransferase, with amino-acid sequence MSGDDESGEGERRRRRSGPVKKGGDARAAKQFHTRVKTARGRKMSSKLWLERQLNDPYVARAKQEGYRSRAAYKLLELDEKFHLIKPGMRIADLGAAPGGWTQVALKRGASHVAGIDLLEIEQIPGAILLELDFTEPGADQTLKQALGGPADLVLSDLAPWTTGHKATDHLRIVALVEAAAHFALDVLKPGGGFVAKVFQGGATGELLELLKHRFEKVRHYKPPASRAESAETFLIATGFKG
- a CDS encoding TonB-dependent receptor; the encoded protein is MRDLRSRLARTTMLAGLAGVALSGAAFAQDADAEQTEAQPEVTDVISVTGSRIVRDDFTASNPVVSVDAENIEYSGATNLTNFLQDFPALVNSFDSQDSADTANSGSAGLNLLNLRNLGTQRTLVLVDGRRHVAQSEGSSAVDVNTIPVGLVERVEVLTGGASAIYGADGVSGVVNFVLRDDFVGNQVRAQVGTTEAGGADNLFLSALTGRDFLDGKLNLTLAAEYAMDQGLAASERDFTSAGKRWTLVQNPDDRAVDDPNVPDRIFVRDARYIDTGRGGTVTFSPFGSPEFEGDGDVWDIGTYAGGFVTIGGSGTRLDDFVDELLPDNERFVLNSTQRYDLGGGHALFGELKYVETHTGFQAQPTFDFAIPVMTDVAFVPQSVRDAAPGGTIYLNRDNFDLGYTGTDIERRTFRGVAGIEGAFDVLGGVNYEASYTYGRTQSDTEYYGDRLNDRFFAAIDSVVDPVSGEIVCRSDLDPTAVPGGLDPAVFGQTFTPGANSGCVPADVFGEDISAEARAWITDTQSYSDEIEQSVVQAFVSGDTDTFFSLPGGPIAWVLGAEYREEESSSFASDIEEQSAAIGSDISWIGQRTDSSGSFDVTEFFGEVEAPLLVDLPFIQELTVDAAYRWSDYSTAGQTDTWKVGGLWRVNDQVMFRGTVAQAVRAPNITNLFLPQTQTFAFIDDPCDQLNVDAGSDLRYENCQADLGFDPNTYTDTTSSSIEGLVGGNPDLLPETADTVTYGVVLTPSFIDGLQLAVDYYDIELADAILSVDPQTIAEQCVDLPRPNQFCDLVERNPADGTIEFFRQYFVNVGAYTTSGVDFSARYLIDPADFGLERDIGTFAVTLAGSHLESLTFQDLPDAEPDEQAGDPGAPEWQATLDVTWNMDRWTVNYGTNWYDETRRVSVERLEADPDFVAPEYIMFDQRWTHDLQVRYGFTDEIQLYAGVNNLGNQLPDIGSTSTPVGVQGRSFYAGISAEF